acccctaagaccctattctgacacacctacaaccttactcctatacccctacaaccttattcctatacccctacaaccttactcttatacccttacaacattattctaatacccttaccaccttattctgacacccttaccaccttattctgacacccttaccaccttattctaataaccttaccaccttactCCAACACccataccaccttattctaacacccttaccaccttattctaacacccttaccacttttattctaacacccctaccacctcattctaacaaccttaccacctttattctaacaaccttaccaccttattctaacacccttaccaccttattctgacaccattaccaccttattctaacacccctaagaaccttattctaacacccttactaccttattccgatacccttaccacctcattctaatATTAcgacaaccttattctaacacccttacagcctttattctaacacccttaccaccttattcaagcaacccttaccaccttattctagcacccttaccaccttattttaacaccattacaaccttattctaataccttcaattttttttttttttttttaaatagttCATTcactttattcctttttctttttattccttctctttttctttctttttctttttattgcATTACACTTACCGCACTGCTCTTGAACGATCCCGTAGACGTAGTGAGTGCTTGAACACGAGAAGATAAACACTGGAGACGTTTGCATAAGGGGCCATTATTTCCGCCTGTTTTAGTTATTGCGCCCAAGGTGGTGTCAACGTTGGACTTATTCTTATTCTCTGTGAGCGCGCCATTCAATTTGTCCATTACTTTGGCAGTGGTATTGCCGTTCTTGATGATGCAACCGTCATAGTTGTCGTCCAAATTACAAACGAAGCAGGGTTTACCATTGTTGCAGTAGTGGGTTTTAATGTCTTTTGCCTTGGCAAAAGCGGCGTCTATTCCTGGTTGTATGTCGCAAATGGGGCtttgttctttcattttttgcacgACAGCTTTTAATATTAAGCAGGAAGCAAATTGATGGAACTCTTGGTTGTCGTAAGGATTCTTATCCCCACTCTTCGGGTCCGGGTCGTAATTATGATGAATTTTAGATATATGATATAATCCGGCTGCAACAAGTTTGCATGCAGTTTTGTTTGCGGCGTCATGGGCGTCGCTATCGCTCCAGGTGTTGCCGTTGGTTCCCTGGGTACAGTAATGTTGAACGGCGGTCTGGTTTGTAGGGTCCCTCATTTGGTCCAGCAGCCTTGTTAAGTCGTTCCCGAGGTCTCCTCCAATTCTTTCCTGAACACATTGGaattgcatatatatatatgtgcatatccatatggatatatacatatacatgtatatgtatatatacgtacatatgtacgcatatacgtatatgtacattgaACATAATACACTGCATGTAGATCAGTTATAATAGATCAATGTAGTTACTTACGATGGACAGGTTACTCCTATTCTTACTCCACTTATCTGCTATGCACTGCACATAATTGCATTCGTTACCATTGCTGCTTTCTGCACACGGTTTACCTATAAGCAGACACGCACATAGACATATAGACACatagacacatatatacatatacatatatatatacgtccatacatatatataggtagaacaaattgtttctgtatttctgtttttgtatttttgtttttgttgttgtggttgtgttgtgttgtggttgtgttagtatgttggttatgtgttagtatgttgtgttgtgttagtatgttggttgtatgttagtatgttggttatgttagtatgttggttgtgttagtatgttggttatgttagtaggttggttatgttgtggttgtgttggttgtgttgtggttgtgttgtggttgtgttgtggttgtgttgtatgttggtaccaacacaaccaacattttgtagtgttagtggtggtaccaacacaaccaacattttgtgttggtggtggtactaacacaaccattAGTACCAACGATACTAGTGGTACTGATGGTActaaaattttatatttgtgGTGTTGGggtttacttacatatggtcttgGTTAGAGAAGACTTCGATAAGGaactagtagtagtagtactagtagtagtactagtagtagtagtgttgtggttgtgttagtatgttggttctgtgttagtatgtttggttatgttagtaggttagttgtgttagtatgttggttttgtgttagtatgttggttgtgttagtatgttggttttgtgttagtatgttggttatgttagtatgttgtgttgtgttagtatgttggttatgttagtaggttggttgtatgttggttgtatgttggttatgttagtatgttggttatgttagtatgttggttgtgttagtatgttgtgttgtgttagtatgttggttatgttagtatgttgtgttgtgttagtatgtgttggttatgttagtatgttggttttgtgttagtatgttggttctgtgttagtatgttggttatgttagtatgttgtggttgtgtttagtatgttggttatgttagtaggttggttatgttagtatgttggttgtatgttggttgtgttggttatgttagtatgttggttgtatgttggttgtatgttggttgtatgttggttgtgttggttatgttagtatgttggttgtatgttggttgtatgttggttgtgttggttgtgttgttggttgtgttgtggttgtgttggttgtgttagtatgttggttgtgttagtatgtttggttatgttgttgtatgttggttgtgttagtatgttggtttgtgttagtatgttggttgtgttagtatgttgtgttgtgtcagtatgttggttgtgttggttgtgttggttgtgttggttgtgttggttgtgttggttgtgttgtggttgtgttgtgttagtatgttgtgttgtgttagtatgttgtgttgtgttagtatgttgtgttgtgttagtatgttgtgttgtgttagtatgttggtt
The DNA window shown above is from Plasmodium knowlesi strain H genome assembly, contig: PKNH_00_22, whole genome shotgun sequence and carries:
- a CDS encoding SICAvar, type I (fragment), with protein sequence MYICVYVSICLCACLLIGKPCAESSNGNECNYVQCIADKWSKNRSNLSIERIGGDLGNDLTRLLDQMRDPTNQTAVQHYCTQGTNGNTWSDSDAHDAANKTACKLVAAGLYHISKIHHNYDPDPKSGDKNPYDNQEFHQFASCLILKAVVQKMKEQSPICDIQPGIDAAFAKAKDIKTHYCNNGKPCFVCNLDDNYDGCIIKNGNTTAKVMDKLNGALTENKNKSNVDTTLGAITKTGGNNGPLCKRLQCLSSRVQALTTSTGSFKSSAVS